A single Ciona intestinalis chromosome 12, KH, whole genome shotgun sequence DNA region contains:
- the LOC101243232 gene encoding leucine-rich repeat and immunoglobulin-like domain-containing nogo receptor-interacting protein 1: MLNWIGFVVVTSIAPVVTACFIGTSDQCSCDINRLEIRCSGLENTLDEVMLSLAAETRYIVLRKNWVLDETTLRAEHIVGLRKLVGFDISHNRIDKIEPDTFSNLRMLEDVDISRNKIRVLENNVFSGSLPSLRNINLSGNKIIIILDGTFNAASNLESLDLTENPVVFLGARSFEGLVNLQYLTMSGFQVTEFPSKPLSSLVNLRRLELRNFPAITGIPDAAFSENSRLTSLTISDVPNISELGWGSNCLRNLSKLRHLTLRTCNLPVISAVSFENLKQLKQLDISNNPIGIIKSNDLSALLNLEELFLVSTALNEVQAGAFTRMVKLKHLNVANNRMTTIDRGAFPDDISSMRKLTITNNLWSCDCGILWIVTSSITIENNGVTCTSPPIYQGSNLTEVVARLTRYERCYICTIKDFPSPNYTQVDVGGTVDLPCYATGTPLPTVTWYAPSGLVISSAFTSTPRILRHNLIGKHLFIRDVTIADAGVYKCVAANGVGVDQKTLKLQVRVIDGRIIEKPTQFTMSGNITALRNEIVTKQSNVSACPSQSPVIMTVLIGALSAMSAIGLLLSFLLGVWGYSNEKKFKQLKKKLREANTSQKRKYNSEQTRPQSPLAASNGTGAIGPVLNQNSGYGCPRNLPTMSNYRTAPSILPEKPRHATMIGDRKVDFRNSISSGYGSFGNGTTPTKPAASNTGSVVRGMS, from the exons ATGCTGAACTGGATCGGGTTTGTGGTTGTGACGAGCATAGCTCCTGTTGTAACAGCTTGCTTTATTGGAACAAGTGACCAGTGTTCATGTGACATTAACCGTTTAGAAATCCGCTGCTCCGGACTGGAAAATACGCTTGACGAGGTCATGCTAAGCTTGGCGGCCGAGACACGATATATTGTTCTGAGAAAAAACTGGGTGTTGGACGAAACCACCCTCCGCGCCGAACATATCGTAGGCCTCAGGAAACTGGTCGGATTTGACATTTCGCACAACCGAATTGATAAAATCGAACCCGACACGTTCAG TAATCTAAGAATGTTAGAAGATGTCGATATAAGCAGAAACAAAATTCGTGTTTTGGAAAATAATGTCTTTTCTGGATCCCTCCCAAgtttaagaaatataaatctttctggcaacaaaataattataattttggaCGGAACATTCAACGCTGCATCTAATCTTGAGAGCTTGGATCTTACCGAGAACCCAGTTGTTTTCCTTGGTGCAAG atCATTTGAAGGTCTTGTAAATCTTCAATATCTCACAATGTCCGGGTTTCAAGTGACAGAGTTTCCCAGCAAACCATTGAGCAGTTTAGTTAATCTGCGTCGACTAGAACTTCGCAATTTTCCAGCAATTACTGGAATACCCGATGCTGCGTTTAG CGAAAACTCACGTCTGACGTCACTTACCATTTCGGATGTTCCAAACATTTCCGAACTCGGCTGGGGGTCGAATTGTCTACGGAATTTATCAAAACTACGTCACCTTACGCTTCGAACTTGTAACCTACCGGTGATTTCAGCAGTTTCATttgaaaatctaaaacaacttaaacaactCGACATTTCCAACAATCCAATAGGG ATTATAAAATCCAATGACTTATCAGCACTCTTAAACTTGGAGGAACTCTTCTTGGTAAGCACTGCCCTAAACGAAGTACAGGCTGGAGCTTTTACTCGAATGGTAAAACTCAAGCATCTCAATGTGGCAAATAACAG GATGACAACCATCGACAGAGGCGCTTTTCCAGATGACATTTCATCTATGCGTAAACTTacaattacaaacaatttGTGGAGCTGTGATTGCGGGATACTATGgatcgtgacgtcatctaTCACGATCGAAAATAACGGAGTGACATGTACTTCCCCGCCGATTTATCAA GGATCAAACTTAACAGAGGTGGTGGCGCGTCTAACACGCTACGAACGTTGTTACATCTGCACTATAAAAGATTTCCCTTCGCCCAATTACACCCAGGTGGACGTTGGTGGCACAGTCGATCTGCCATGTTACGCTACGGGGACTCCCCTTCCAACAGTTACGTGGTATGCACCTTCAG GGCTCGTAATTTCTTCTGCGTTCACGTCCACCCCTcgaatattacgtcacaatctcATTGGAAAACACCTCTTCATCCGTGACGTAACTATAGCTGATGCTGGTGTTTACAAGTGTGTAGCAGCTAACGGAGTTGGTGTCGATCAAAAGACTTTAAAGCTTCAAGTTCGAGTTATTGATGGAAGAATTATTGAAAAGCCGACACAGTTTACAATGAGTGGCAACATAACAGCGTTACGAAACGAAATCGTCACCAAACAATCGAATGTTTCAGCCTGCCCGTCTCAGTCACCAGTAATCATGACTGTATTGATTGGCGCGTTAAGCGCAATGTCAGCAATTGGTTTACTTCTTAGCTTCTTGCTGGGTGTGTGGGGTTACAGcaacgaaaaaaaatttaagcaGCTGAAGAAAAAGTTAAGAGAGGCGAACACAAGCCAAAAACGTAAATACAACTCCGAGCAGACGAGACCGCAGTCACCTTTAGCAGCTTCAAACGGTACTGGAGCTATTGGTCCTGTCCTGAATCAAAATTCAGGTTATGGATGTCCGAGAAATTTACCGACAATGAGCAACTACCGAACAGCACCATCAATATTGCCTGAGAAACCAAGGCATGCCACTATGATAGGTGACCGCAAAGTGGATTTCCGGAATTCTATTAGCTCTGGATACGGATCTTTTGGTAATGGCACGACGCCAACTAAACCTGCAGCAAGCAACACCGGTTCTGTCGTCAGGGGAATGTCTTAG